Proteins co-encoded in one Malus sylvestris chromosome 9, drMalSylv7.2, whole genome shotgun sequence genomic window:
- the LOC126583594 gene encoding gibberellin-regulated protein 14-like gives MLASNRSQLLNMDFKAVILLFASILLLTTKVSSNHDQELKIKNQSERRSLFNIWIYPRIPFWSPAFRDPYQPKRPLYKPEAPIVMEATPPTSDATPPPSANTSSDCFKLCDVRCKIEKNKKICRKSCMLCCARCKCVPPGDYGTNMDKCGKCYSTDIQYHGHKCP, from the exons ATGCTAGCTAGTAATCGGTCTCAGCTACTGAATATGGATTTCAAAGCTGTGATCCTTCTGTTTGCCTCCATTCTCTTACTTACTACAAAG GTCTCATCTAATCATGATCAGGAACTCAAGATAAAG AATCAGAGTGAACGCCGTAGTTTATTTAATATTTGGATATATCCACGCATTCCATTTTGGAGCCCAGCATTCAGGGATCCATATCAACCAAAACGTCCACTGTATAAACCGGAGGCTCCCATAGTAATGGAGGCCACGCCACCCACTTCCGATGCAACTCCACCACCATCGGCGAATACCAGCTcag attgcttcaagttgTGTGACGTGAGGTGCAAAATCGAAAAGAACAAGAAGATCTGCAGGAAATCGTGCATGTTATGCTGTGCCCGCTGCAAATGTGTTCCGCCGGGAGACTACGGCACCAACATGGACAAGTGTGGCAAATGCTATAGTACTGATATACAGTATCACGGACACAAGTGCCCTTGA
- the LOC126583584 gene encoding GPI ethanolamine phosphate transferase 1-like isoform X1: protein MADGRDAAEGSNAIASTRRRRRIWLKRKEKWLVVLGVVLHAVYMLSIFDIYFKSPIVHGMDPVTPRFSAPAKRLVLLVADGLRADKFFESDSDGNFRAPFLRSVMREKGRWGVSHARPPTESRPGHVAIIAGFYEDPSAVTKGWKANPVEFDSVFNRSRHTFSYGSPDIVPIFCAALPHSTWNSYPHEFEDFATDASFLDEWSFDQFQSLLNRSKEDQKLKELLLQDNLVVFLHLLGCDSNGHAHRPFSSIYLNNVAVVDSIAERVYNLLEDYYKDNRTAYVFTADHGMQDKGSHGDGHPSNTDTPLVVWGAGVKHPKPVSNHSDCSFRFVYDHMHDAPTPKEWGLHGIERVDVNQADIAPLMSTLLGLPGPVNSVGSLPLDYIDMTKEDEAEAVVANSRQILNQFLRKSQTKEANSLYFKPFKPLADYSSLLDQIEDLISNRDYEAARKLSEDLRDLALKGLHYFQTYDWLMLMTVIILGYIGWMTYILLHVLQSYTSLAGYMFRKEQADHWTDNTRKVQLCGCLFLGLLSIVLFMERSPPLYHAYTSMTVFLWTKIFSEYRFIKALWKDLYGRRINYFVKILASGAFSVFILEFLVNSFTERKLYTWCFLVSGVMSFLYLLKSIPWRSGIPIFVCAACWFLSVFTLMPAEIPDNNRLVIWSGVMIIMIGVAARLLDLRTEGKYWLSICNHDKKKPKFPMLFQLQALLVGLSSMMVSISTSHRTEKQELLAVHQIINWSIAGFSMVLPLFSAIGLLSRLTSIFLGFAPTFLLLSIGYEAVFYGALALVLISWILVENTLIYSSKVKRLSSSFSDMEDNVILDGRYLQLSDVRIPLIFMVLFNVAFFGTGNFASIASFEISSVYRFITVFSPFLMAALLIFKLFIPFLLVICVFSAITKLNRLPRLACYFLVILFSDVMTMHFFFLVRNTGSWMEIGNSISHFGIMSAQVVFVLLLFALTNIYTKDINIGSVDCSSRKAM from the exons ATGGCGGACGGCAGAGATGCGGCGGAAGGAAGCAACGCCATAGCAAGCACGCGGAGAAGACGACGGATATGGctgaagagaaaagagaaatggCTGGTAGTACTGGGCGTAGTTCTCCACGCCGTTTACATGCTCAGCATCTTTGACATCTACTTCAAGTCCCCCATTGTCCACGGCATGGATCCCGTCACCCCCCGCTTCTCCGCTCCTGCAAAACGCCTCGTTTTGCTTGTCG CTGATGGGCTGCGAGCCGACAAATTCTTCGAGTCGGATTCCGACGGGAACTTCAGAGCACCGTTTTTGAGAAGTGTTATGAGAGAGAAAGGTCGATGGGGAGTGTCGCACGCTCGTCCACCGACGGAGTCGAGGCCTGGACATGTTGCTATCATTGCTGGGTTCTATGAGGATCCCAGTGCTGTTACGAAag GGTGGAAAGCTAACCCTGTTGAAttcgattcggtttttaatCGAAGCCGGCATACTTTTTCTTATGGTAGTCCGGATATAGTTCCGATTTTCTGCGCTGCATTGCCTCACAGCACCTGGAATAGTTACCCTCATGAATTTGAAGACTTTGCTACTG ATGCTTCCTTTCTGGATGAGTGGTCTTTTGATCAATTTCAGAGCCTTCTGAATCGGTCCAAAGAAGACCAGAAGTTGAAGGAGTTACTCTTACAGGATAATCTTGTTGTGTTTTTGCACTTACTTGGCTGTGATTCAAATGGTCATGCGCATAGGCCCTTTTCGTCCATATATCTCAATAATGTTGCGGTTGTTGACAGTATAGCTGAAAGGGTTTATAATCTTCTTGAAGATTATTACAAGGACAATCGTACTGCTTATGTATTTACCGCTGATCATGGAATGCAAGATAAAG GCAGCCATGGAGATGGACATCCTTCAAACACTGATACTCCCCTAGTTGTTTGGGGAGCAGGTGTTAAACATCCCAAGCCAGTCTCCAACCATTCTGATTGCAGTTTTCGTTTTGTTTATGATCATATGCATGATGCGCCAACACCCAAAGAATGGGGCCTTCATGGCATTGAAAGGGTGGATGTTAATCAAGCTGATATTGCACCTCTCATG TCAACTCTTCTCGGTTTGCCTGGTCCTGTAAACTCAGTTGGAAGTTTACCTCTTGATTACATAGACATGACAAAG GAAGATGAAGCTGAAGCTGTGGTTGCAAACTCAAGGCAAATTCTCAACCAGTTTCTTAGGAAGTCAC AAACAAAGGAGGCAAATTCATTATATTTTAAGCCTTTCAAACCACTGGCTGATTATTCCTCCCTATTGGATCAGATTGAGGATCTAATATCTAATAGAGACTATGAAGCTGCGAGGAAGCTGTCTGAAGATCTCAGGGATTTGGCTTTGAAAGGACTACACTATTTCCAAACTTACGATTGGCTGATGCTCATGACAGTAATTATTCTGGGGTATATCGGTTGGATGACCTATATTCTTCTCCATGTGTTGCAATCTTATACTTCATTGGCAGGGTATATGTTTAGAAAGGAGCAAGCAGATCACTGGACAGATAATACCAGAAAA GTACAACTTTGTGGATGCCTTTTTCTGGGACTACTTAGTATAGTACTGTTTATGGAGCGTTCTCCTCCTCTTTACCACGCATACACGTCAATGACAGTATTTCTGTGGACTAAAATATTTAGTGAATATCGGTTCATCAAAGCATTATGGAAAGATTTATATGGAAGAAGAATCAATTACTTTGTGAAAATTCTAGCCAGTGGTGCTTTCTCAGTattcattcttgaattcctg GTTAATAGCTTTACTGAGAGGAAGCTATACACTTGGTGTTTCCTAGTTTCCGGAGTCATGTCCTTTCTCTATCTCTTAAAATCGATTCCATGGAGATCTGGCATACCAATCTTTGTTTGTGCTGCATGTTGGTTCTTGTCTGTATTTACTTTGATGCCAGCAGAAATTCCAGATAATAATCGTCTAGT GATTTGGAGTGGAGTTATGATTATTATGATCGGAGTAGCTGCCAGACTGCTAGATCTGCGCACTGAAGGAAAGTATTGGCTAAGTATCTGTAATCATGACAAGAAGAAACCTAAATTTCCCATGCTCTTCCAGTTACAG GCTCTTTTGGTTGGATTGTCATCCATGATGGTGTCGATATCAACCTCTCATAGAACAGAGAAGCAGGAACTACTCGCTGTGCACCAGATCATAAATTGGTCCATCGCTG GTTTCTCGATGGTACTTCCATTATTTTCAGCAATTGGTCTCTTGTCCCGGCTTACTTCCATATTTCTCGGTTTTGCTCCCACATTTCTTCTCTTATCTATCGG ATATGAAGCTGTTTTCTACGGTGCTCTGGCCCTTGTACTCATCTCTTGGATACTAGTTGAAAACACACTTATTTACTCAAGTAAGGTGAAAAGGTTGTCAAGTTCCTTTAGCGATATGGAGGATAATGTCATACTTGATGGTAGATACTTACAGCTGTCTGACGTGAGAATTCCGTTAATCTTT ATGGTTTTATTCAATGTTGCTTTCTTTGGAACGGGAAACTTTGCGAGTATTGCAAGTTTTGAGATTTCATCAGTGTATCGGTTCATTACTGTCTTCAGT CCATTTCTCATGGCCGCCTTACTTATCTTCAAGTTATTCATTCCGTTCCTGCTAGTCAT ATGTGTATTCAGTGCAATAACAAAGCTAAACCGACTTCCACGGTTGGCATGCTATTTTCTCGTTATACTATTTTCAGACGTAATGACTATGCATTTTTTCTTCCTG GTCCGGAATACAGGAAGCTGGATGGAAATTGGTAACAGCATCAGCCACTTCGGAATCATGAGTGCTCAAGTTGTCTTTGTGCTTTTGCTCTTTGCTCTCACGAACATATACACGAAAGATATCAACATTGGTTCAGTGGACTGCTCCTCTCGGAAAGCAATGTAG
- the LOC126583584 gene encoding GPI ethanolamine phosphate transferase 1-like isoform X2 → MADGRDAAEGSNAIASTRRRRRIWLKRKEKWLVVLGVVLHAVYMLSIFDIYFKSPIVHGMDPVTPRFSAPAKRLVLLVADGLRADKFFESDSDGNFRAPFLRSVMREKGRWGVSHARPPTESRPGHVAIIAGFYEDPSAVTKGWKANPVEFDSVFNRSRHTFSYGSPDIVPIFCAALPHSTWNSYPHEFEDFATDASFLDEWSFDQFQSLLNRSKEDQKLKELLLQDNLVVFLHLLGCDSNGHAHRPFSSIYLNNVAVVDSIAERVYNLLEDYYKDNRTAYVFTADHGMQDKGSHGDGHPSNTDTPLVVWGAGVKHPKPVSNHSDCSFRFVYDHMHDAPTPKEWGLHGIERVDVNQADIAPLMSTLLGLPGPVNSVGSLPLDYIDMTKEDEAEAVVANSRQILNQFLRKSQTKEANSLYFKPFKPLADYSSLLDQIEDLISNRDYEAARKLSEDLRDLALKGLHYFQTYDWLMLMTVIILGYIGWMTYILLHVLQSYTSLAGYMFRKEQADHWTDNTRKVQLCGCLFLGLLSIVLFMERSPPLYHAYTSMTVFLWTKIFSEYRFIKALWKDLYGRRINYFVKILASGAFSVFILEFLVNSFTERKLYTWCFLVSGVMSFLYLLKSIPWRSGIPIFVCAACWFLSVFTLMPAEIPDNNRLVIWSGVMIIMIGVAARLLDLRTEGKYWLSICNHDKKKPKFPMLFQLQALLVGLSSMMVSISTSHRTEKQELLAVHQIINWSIAGFSMVLPLFSAIGLLSRLTSIFLGFAPTFLLLSIGYEAVFYGALALVLISWILVENTLIYSSKVKRLSSSFSDMEDNVILDGRYLQLSDVRIPLIFMVLFNVAFFGTGNFASIASFGISSVYRFITVFSVSEG, encoded by the exons ATGGCGGACGGCAGAGATGCGGCGGAAGGAAGCAACGCCATAGCAAGCACGCGGAGAAGACGACGGATATGGctgaagagaaaagagaaatggCTGGTAGTACTGGGCGTAGTTCTCCACGCCGTTTACATGCTCAGCATCTTTGACATCTACTTCAAGTCCCCCATTGTCCACGGCATGGATCCCGTCACCCCCCGCTTCTCCGCTCCTGCAAAACGCCTCGTTTTGCTTGTCG CTGATGGGCTGCGAGCCGACAAATTCTTCGAGTCGGATTCCGACGGGAACTTCAGAGCACCGTTTTTGAGAAGTGTTATGAGAGAGAAAGGTCGATGGGGAGTGTCGCACGCTCGTCCACCGACGGAGTCGAGGCCTGGACATGTTGCTATCATTGCTGGGTTCTATGAGGATCCCAGTGCTGTTACGAAag GGTGGAAAGCTAACCCTGTTGAAttcgattcggtttttaatCGAAGCCGGCATACTTTTTCTTATGGTAGTCCGGATATAGTTCCGATTTTCTGCGCTGCATTGCCTCACAGCACCTGGAATAGTTACCCTCATGAATTTGAAGACTTTGCTACTG ATGCTTCCTTTCTGGATGAGTGGTCTTTTGATCAATTTCAGAGCCTTCTGAATCGGTCCAAAGAAGACCAGAAGTTGAAGGAGTTACTCTTACAGGATAATCTTGTTGTGTTTTTGCACTTACTTGGCTGTGATTCAAATGGTCATGCGCATAGGCCCTTTTCGTCCATATATCTCAATAATGTTGCGGTTGTTGACAGTATAGCTGAAAGGGTTTATAATCTTCTTGAAGATTATTACAAGGACAATCGTACTGCTTATGTATTTACCGCTGATCATGGAATGCAAGATAAAG GCAGCCATGGAGATGGACATCCTTCAAACACTGATACTCCCCTAGTTGTTTGGGGAGCAGGTGTTAAACATCCCAAGCCAGTCTCCAACCATTCTGATTGCAGTTTTCGTTTTGTTTATGATCATATGCATGATGCGCCAACACCCAAAGAATGGGGCCTTCATGGCATTGAAAGGGTGGATGTTAATCAAGCTGATATTGCACCTCTCATG TCAACTCTTCTCGGTTTGCCTGGTCCTGTAAACTCAGTTGGAAGTTTACCTCTTGATTACATAGACATGACAAAG GAAGATGAAGCTGAAGCTGTGGTTGCAAACTCAAGGCAAATTCTCAACCAGTTTCTTAGGAAGTCAC AAACAAAGGAGGCAAATTCATTATATTTTAAGCCTTTCAAACCACTGGCTGATTATTCCTCCCTATTGGATCAGATTGAGGATCTAATATCTAATAGAGACTATGAAGCTGCGAGGAAGCTGTCTGAAGATCTCAGGGATTTGGCTTTGAAAGGACTACACTATTTCCAAACTTACGATTGGCTGATGCTCATGACAGTAATTATTCTGGGGTATATCGGTTGGATGACCTATATTCTTCTCCATGTGTTGCAATCTTATACTTCATTGGCAGGGTATATGTTTAGAAAGGAGCAAGCAGATCACTGGACAGATAATACCAGAAAA GTACAACTTTGTGGATGCCTTTTTCTGGGACTACTTAGTATAGTACTGTTTATGGAGCGTTCTCCTCCTCTTTACCACGCATACACGTCAATGACAGTATTTCTGTGGACTAAAATATTTAGTGAATATCGGTTCATCAAAGCATTATGGAAAGATTTATATGGAAGAAGAATCAATTACTTTGTGAAAATTCTAGCCAGTGGTGCTTTCTCAGTattcattcttgaattcctg GTTAATAGCTTTACTGAGAGGAAGCTATACACTTGGTGTTTCCTAGTTTCCGGAGTCATGTCCTTTCTCTATCTCTTAAAATCGATTCCATGGAGATCTGGCATACCAATCTTTGTTTGTGCTGCATGTTGGTTCTTGTCTGTATTTACTTTGATGCCAGCAGAAATTCCAGATAATAATCGTCTAGT GATTTGGAGTGGAGTTATGATTATTATGATCGGAGTAGCTGCCAGACTGCTAGATCTGCGCACTGAAGGAAAGTATTGGCTAAGTATCTGTAATCATGACAAGAAGAAACCTAAATTTCCCATGCTCTTCCAGTTACAG GCTCTTTTGGTTGGATTGTCATCCATGATGGTGTCGATATCAACCTCTCATAGAACAGAGAAGCAGGAACTACTCGCTGTGCACCAGATCATAAATTGGTCCATCGCTG GTTTCTCGATGGTACTTCCATTATTTTCAGCAATTGGTCTCTTGTCCCGGCTTACTTCCATATTTCTCGGTTTTGCTCCCACATTTCTTCTCTTATCTATCGG ATATGAAGCTGTTTTCTACGGTGCTCTGGCCCTTGTACTCATCTCTTGGATACTAGTTGAAAACACACTTATTTACTCAAGTAAGGTGAAAAGGTTGTCAAGTTCCTTTAGCGATATGGAGGATAATGTCATACTTGATGGTAGATACTTACAGCTGTCTGACGTGAGAATTCCGTTAATCTTT